In Mixta intestinalis, the following are encoded in one genomic region:
- a CDS encoding divergent polysaccharide deacetylase family protein, whose amino-acid sequence MFSVKKIAVLLSGLLLAASVHAAKLAIVIDDFGYRPQQENQVLQMPNAISVAVLPNAPHAHEMATKAHQRGHEVLIHLPMAPLSKQPLERDTLQPEMSAEEIARIIRNAVNNVPGAVGMNNHMGSKMTSSLPGMLKVMQVLDHYNLYFLDSVTIGNSQATRAAAGTRVKVIKRRVFLDDNQNEAEIRKQFNRAVQLAQRNGSAIAIGHPHPTTVRVLQQMLPALPANVTLVRPSQLLNEPQIDRPAPIPAQPASKPQPKPHNPFRGIGVCRVTQPLAPVPATRAIAVVAESIQQSPLVQKISNLF is encoded by the coding sequence TTGTTTTCAGTAAAAAAAATCGCGGTGCTGCTGAGCGGCCTTCTGCTGGCTGCCTCGGTACATGCCGCAAAACTCGCTATCGTTATCGACGATTTCGGCTATCGCCCGCAGCAGGAAAATCAGGTATTACAAATGCCGAACGCGATATCGGTTGCGGTGCTGCCAAATGCTCCCCACGCACATGAGATGGCGACTAAAGCCCACCAGCGCGGTCACGAAGTGTTGATCCATCTTCCTATGGCACCGCTCAGCAAACAGCCGCTGGAGCGTGACACCCTGCAACCAGAGATGAGCGCCGAAGAAATTGCGCGCATCATCCGTAATGCGGTGAATAACGTGCCCGGGGCCGTTGGTATGAACAACCATATGGGCAGTAAAATGACCTCCAGCCTGCCGGGTATGCTGAAGGTGATGCAGGTACTGGATCACTACAATCTCTACTTTCTCGACAGCGTGACCATCGGTAACAGTCAGGCAACGCGCGCCGCCGCAGGTACGCGGGTAAAAGTAATTAAGCGCCGCGTATTTCTTGATGATAACCAGAACGAGGCGGAGATTCGTAAGCAGTTTAACCGTGCGGTGCAGCTGGCACAGCGTAACGGCTCTGCTATCGCCATCGGTCATCCGCATCCCACTACCGTACGCGTATTGCAACAGATGCTACCTGCCCTACCAGCTAACGTCACGCTGGTACGTCCCAGCCAGTTACTGAACGAGCCGCAAATCGATCGGCCTGCGCCAATACCGGCACAGCCAGCGTCAAAGCCGCAACCAAAACCGCATAATCCGTTCCGCGGTATCGGCGTGTGTCGTGTAACGCAGCCGCTGGCACCGGTTCCGGCAACGCGCGCGATCGCCGTAGTGGCTGAGAGCATCCAACAGAGCCCACTGGTACAAAAAATAAGCAATCTGTTCTGA
- the kbl gene encoding glycine C-acetyltransferase: protein MPADFYRQINEQLAVTQQEGLFKQERIITSAQQADIRIGEGQEVVNFCANNYLGLANHPALVLAAKEGMDSHGFGMASVRFICGTQDIHKQLEQQLAEFLGMEDAILYSSCFDANGGLFETLLGPEDAVISDALNHASIIDGVRLCKAQRYRYANNDMKELRERLEEARRAGARHILIATDGVFSMDGVIANLRGICDLADEFDALVMVDDSHAVGFVGDNGRGTHEYCGVMGRVDIITGTLGKALGGASGGYTAAKKEVVEWLRQRSRPYLFSNSLAPAIVNASLRVLTMLSEGDGLRQRLWENARYFREAMTNAGFTLAGADHAIIPVMLGEAKVAQEFARLLQDEGIYVTGFFYPVVPKGQARIRTQISAGHTHQQLERAVEAFTRIGKQLGVIA, encoded by the coding sequence ATGCCTGCAGATTTTTATCGTCAAATTAATGAACAGCTTGCGGTGACGCAACAGGAAGGGCTGTTTAAACAGGAACGAATTATTACCTCGGCCCAGCAGGCCGATATCCGCATCGGCGAAGGACAGGAAGTGGTTAACTTCTGCGCCAATAACTATCTGGGGCTGGCGAACCATCCGGCGCTGGTGCTGGCGGCAAAGGAAGGCATGGACAGCCACGGTTTTGGCATGGCGTCGGTGCGCTTTATCTGCGGCACGCAGGATATCCATAAACAGCTGGAGCAGCAGCTGGCCGAGTTTCTTGGAATGGAAGATGCCATTCTTTACTCTTCCTGTTTCGATGCCAACGGAGGCCTGTTTGAAACGCTGTTGGGGCCGGAAGATGCGGTGATCTCCGATGCATTGAATCATGCCTCGATTATCGATGGCGTACGTCTGTGTAAGGCGCAGCGCTATCGCTACGCCAATAACGATATGAAAGAGCTGCGCGAGCGGCTGGAAGAGGCGCGCCGTGCCGGTGCCCGCCATATTCTTATTGCTACCGACGGCGTTTTCTCTATGGATGGCGTTATCGCCAACCTGCGTGGCATTTGCGATCTGGCCGATGAGTTTGATGCGCTGGTGATGGTGGATGATTCCCACGCGGTGGGCTTTGTTGGCGACAACGGACGCGGTACCCATGAGTACTGCGGGGTTATGGGGCGCGTCGATATTATTACCGGTACGCTGGGCAAGGCGCTGGGCGGCGCTTCCGGCGGCTATACCGCAGCGAAAAAAGAGGTGGTGGAATGGCTGCGGCAGCGCTCCCGCCCCTATCTGTTCTCTAACTCGCTGGCCCCGGCGATTGTCAACGCATCGCTGCGCGTGCTGACAATGTTGAGCGAGGGTGACGGGTTACGCCAGCGGCTATGGGAAAACGCACGCTATTTCCGCGAGGCGATGACCAACGCGGGCTTTACCCTGGCGGGTGCCGATCACGCCATTATTCCGGTGATGCTGGGCGAGGCAAAAGTAGCGCAGGAGTTTGCCCGCCTGTTGCAGGATGAAGGTATTTACGTAACCGGCTTCTTCTATCCGGTGGTGCCCAAAGGGCAGGCGCGTATCCGTACGCAGATTTCAGCGGGCCATACGCATCAGCAACTTGAGCGTGCGGTAGAAGCGTTCACGCGCATCGGCAAACAGCTGGGCGTTATCGCCTGA
- the envC gene encoding murein hydrolase activator EnvC — MDSYAPLRSSLSALSVSLLCAGALLLPLYTHAAEDNKSQLKSIQQSIAEKEKSVRLQKIQRSKLLDQLQSQEKIIAEASRKLRQTEQLLSRLNKEIATLNRSITQLQKRQKQQESLLAQQLDAAFRQGKHSGLQLLLSGEESQRNERILSYFGYLNEARQKTIGELQQTRHDLAAQKADLLNKQNQQKSLLTEQQTQQKRLEQARTARKKTLTSLENALEKDQADLVEMRQNESRLQDKIARAEREAKARAEREAREAEQVRKRQAQAKAKGSTYKPTESERSLMSRTGGLGRPGGQAFWPVRGRIEHRFGETLQGELRWKGLVINAPEGAEVKAIADGRVLMADWLQGYGLVVVVEHGKGDMSLYGYNQSALVRTGDQVRAGQPIALVGTSGGRGTPSLYFEIRRQGQAVNPLPWLGK, encoded by the coding sequence ATGGACAGTTACGCGCCATTACGCAGCAGCCTCTCTGCGCTTTCCGTCAGCCTGTTATGCGCTGGCGCGTTGCTGTTGCCGCTGTATACGCACGCAGCGGAAGATAATAAATCCCAGCTTAAGTCTATTCAGCAGAGTATTGCGGAAAAAGAGAAAAGCGTCCGCCTACAGAAAATTCAGCGCAGCAAGCTGCTGGATCAGCTGCAAAGCCAGGAGAAAATCATTGCCGAGGCGAGCCGTAAACTGCGGCAGACAGAGCAGTTACTGAGCCGCCTGAATAAAGAGATCGCCACGCTAAACCGTTCTATCACCCAGCTGCAAAAGCGACAGAAACAGCAGGAAAGCCTGCTGGCCCAGCAGTTGGATGCCGCGTTTCGCCAGGGCAAGCACAGCGGACTGCAACTGTTGCTGAGCGGCGAAGAGAGCCAGCGCAACGAACGCATCCTGTCCTATTTCGGCTACCTCAACGAGGCACGCCAGAAAACCATCGGTGAGCTACAGCAAACGCGGCACGATCTGGCAGCGCAAAAAGCCGACCTGCTGAATAAACAAAATCAGCAAAAATCCCTGTTAACAGAGCAGCAAACCCAGCAGAAACGGCTGGAGCAGGCGCGCACGGCACGGAAAAAAACGCTGACATCTCTGGAAAACGCGCTGGAGAAAGATCAGGCCGATCTGGTAGAGATGCGTCAGAACGAAAGCCGCTTGCAGGATAAGATTGCACGCGCCGAACGCGAAGCAAAAGCCCGTGCCGAACGCGAAGCACGAGAAGCCGAGCAGGTGCGCAAGCGCCAGGCGCAGGCGAAAGCCAAAGGCTCTACTTATAAACCTACCGAAAGCGAACGCTCTCTGATGTCACGAACCGGCGGCCTGGGTCGTCCGGGTGGGCAGGCATTCTGGCCGGTACGTGGGCGGATTGAGCATCGTTTTGGCGAAACGCTACAGGGCGAGCTGCGCTGGAAAGGGCTGGTTATTAACGCCCCGGAAGGTGCAGAAGTGAAGGCCATAGCCGACGGACGCGTCCTGATGGCCGACTGGCTACAGGGATATGGTCTGGTAGTCGTGGTTGAACACGGTAAAGGTGACATGAGTCTGTATGGCTATAATCAGAGCGCGCTGGTTCGCACCGGCGATCAGGTCAGAGCCGGACAACCTATTGCGCTGGTCGGTACCAGCGGCGGGCGCGGTACACCGTCGCTCTATTTTGAAATTCGTCGCCAGGGACAGGCGGTCAACCCACTCCCGTGGTTAGGAAAATAA
- the trmL gene encoding tRNA (uridine(34)/cytosine(34)/5-carboxymethylaminomethyluridine(34)-2'-O)-methyltransferase TrmL: MLNIVLFEPEIPPNTGNIIRLCANTGFQLHLIEPLGFAWDDKRLRRAGLDYHEFTAIKRHANFDAFCASEQPERLFALTTKGTPAHSAVSYQVGDYLLFGPESRGLPASILDALPPQQKIRIPMLAQSRSMNLSNAVSVVVYEAWRQLEYVGALLKS, from the coding sequence ATGCTAAACATCGTCTTATTTGAACCTGAGATTCCGCCGAATACCGGCAATATCATCCGTCTGTGCGCCAATACCGGCTTCCAGCTGCATCTGATCGAGCCACTGGGTTTTGCCTGGGATGATAAACGTCTACGCCGCGCCGGGCTTGATTATCATGAATTTACCGCTATTAAGCGCCATGCTAATTTTGATGCCTTCTGCGCCAGCGAGCAGCCGGAGCGCCTGTTTGCGCTCACTACCAAAGGAACACCTGCTCACAGCGCGGTAAGCTATCAGGTTGGCGACTATTTGCTGTTTGGCCCGGAAAGCCGTGGATTACCGGCGTCAATTCTCGATGCGCTGCCGCCGCAACAGAAGATCCGCATTCCGATGCTGGCACAAAGCCGCAGCATGAACCTCTCTAATGCCGTTTCCGTTGTGGTATATGAAGCGTGGCGTCAGCTGGAGTATGTCGGCGCCCTGCTGAAAAGCTGA
- the secB gene encoding protein-export chaperone SecB, producing the protein MSEQNTSEMSFQIQRIYTKDISFEAPNAPQVFQKEWEPEVKLDLDTASSPLADGVYEVVLRVTVTASVGTETAFLCEVQQAGIFTIAGIEGTQMAHCLGAYCPNILFPYARECITSLVSRGTFPQLNLAPVNFDALFMNYLQQQEGGEPRQDA; encoded by the coding sequence ATGTCAGAACAGAACACCAGCGAGATGTCATTCCAGATCCAGCGTATCTATACCAAAGATATTTCTTTTGAAGCGCCTAACGCGCCGCAGGTTTTCCAGAAAGAGTGGGAGCCGGAAGTTAAACTGGATCTGGATACCGCTTCCAGCCCGCTGGCGGATGGGGTTTACGAAGTGGTACTGCGTGTAACCGTAACGGCGTCCGTGGGTACAGAAACGGCTTTCCTGTGTGAAGTACAGCAGGCGGGTATCTTTACCATTGCCGGTATCGAAGGCACCCAGATGGCCCACTGTCTTGGTGCTTACTGCCCGAATATTCTGTTCCCGTATGCCCGTGAGTGCATCACCAGCCTGGTTTCGCGCGGCACCTTCCCGCAACTTAACCTTGCGCCGGTTAACTTCGATGCGCTGTTTATGAACTATCTGCAGCAGCAAGAAGGCGGCGAACCTCGTCAGGATGCCTGA
- a CDS encoding rhodanese-like domain-containing protein, which yields MQEFMQFASNHPILCLAWVVLLVLVIMTTFKGMFSKVKAISRGEATRLINKEDAVVVDIRSRDDFRKGHISGAHNILAADIKKGTFGELEKHKAQPIIVVCATGNSAFESAAQLNAAGFEHVSVLKDGVAGWSSENLPLVRGK from the coding sequence ATGCAAGAATTTATGCAATTCGCAAGCAATCACCCCATTCTGTGTCTGGCATGGGTCGTGTTGCTGGTTTTGGTAATCATGACCACATTTAAGGGCATGTTTTCCAAAGTTAAAGCCATCAGCCGTGGAGAAGCCACCCGTCTGATTAACAAGGAAGATGCGGTTGTTGTGGATATCCGCTCCCGCGACGATTTCCGTAAAGGTCATATTTCTGGCGCCCATAATATTCTGGCGGCAGATATTAAAAAGGGCACCTTTGGCGAGCTGGAAAAGCATAAGGCACAGCCCATAATTGTAGTTTGCGCGACGGGTAATTCTGCGTTTGAATCGGCAGCTCAGCTGAACGCGGCTGGTTTCGAGCATGTCAGCGTGCTGAAAGATGGCGTCGCCGGATGGAGCAGCGAAAATCTGCCGCTGGTGCGTGGTAAATAA
- the gpsA gene encoding NAD(P)H-dependent glycerol-3-phosphate dehydrogenase — protein MNKRNASVTVLGAGSYGTALAITLARNGHSVLLWGHNPQHLAQLEADRCNSAFLPDVSFPDTLSTEPDLAEAVAASRDLLIVVPSHVFGDVLTQVKPHLRPDSRIVWATKGLERETGRLLQDVAREIVGDALPLAVISGPTFAKELAAGLPTAIALAATDPQFADDLQLLLHCGKSFRVYNNPDFIGVQLGGAVKNVIAIGAGISDGIGFGANARTALITRGLAEMSRLGAALGADPTTFMGMAGLGDLVLTCTDNQSRNRRFGMMLGQGVDVESAQTQIGQVVEGYRNTKEVKALAARYGVEMPITEQIYQVLYCEKSAREAALTLLGRTRKDENSSR, from the coding sequence ATGAATAAGCGTAACGCTTCAGTTACCGTGCTGGGTGCCGGATCTTACGGCACCGCATTGGCGATTACCCTGGCTCGCAACGGCCATTCCGTGCTGTTGTGGGGCCATAATCCGCAGCATCTGGCGCAGCTGGAAGCCGATCGCTGCAATAGCGCTTTCCTGCCCGATGTTTCCTTTCCCGATACCCTCTCAACCGAGCCAGACCTGGCGGAAGCCGTTGCTGCCAGCCGCGATCTGCTGATCGTAGTGCCAAGCCATGTTTTTGGCGACGTGCTGACCCAGGTTAAGCCGCATTTGCGTCCCGATTCGCGCATCGTCTGGGCAACCAAAGGTCTGGAGCGAGAAACCGGACGTTTGTTGCAGGATGTGGCGCGTGAAATTGTCGGTGACGCGCTGCCGCTGGCGGTCATTTCCGGGCCCACTTTCGCCAAAGAGCTGGCGGCGGGTCTGCCGACTGCTATTGCACTGGCCGCTACCGATCCACAGTTTGCTGACGATTTACAGCTGTTGCTGCACTGTGGCAAAAGCTTTCGCGTCTATAACAACCCGGACTTTATCGGTGTACAGCTGGGTGGAGCGGTAAAAAACGTGATTGCCATCGGTGCCGGTATTTCTGACGGTATCGGCTTCGGCGCTAACGCACGTACCGCGCTGATTACCCGTGGCCTGGCGGAGATGAGCCGTCTTGGGGCCGCGCTGGGTGCCGATCCCACTACCTTTATGGGGATGGCGGGGCTGGGCGATCTGGTGCTGACCTGTACCGATAATCAGTCACGTAACCGTCGTTTCGGCATGATGCTGGGGCAGGGCGTTGATGTAGAAAGTGCGCAAACTCAGATTGGACAGGTGGTGGAAGGCTATCGCAATACCAAAGAGGTAAAAGCGCTGGCGGCCCGCTACGGTGTGGAAATGCCGATAACCGAGCAAATTTATCAGGTATTGTATTGCGAAAAATCGGCGCGCGAGGCAGCATTAACGCTGCTGGGGCGTACCCGTAAGGATGAAAACAGCAGTCGCTGA
- the cysE gene encoding serine O-acetyltransferase yields MSDEELSLVWNNIKAEGRALADCEPMLASFFHATLLKHENLGGALSYMLANKLANAIMPAIAIREIVEEAYRQDPSMIAAAARDIQAVLLRDPAIDKYSTPLLYLKGFHALQAYRIGHWLWMQGRRALAVYLQNEISVSFAVDIHPAARIGNGIMLDHATGIVIGETAVVENDVSILQSVTLGGTGKTSGDRHPKIREGVMIGAGAKILGNIEVGRGAKIGAGSVVLQPVPPHTTAAGVPARIVGKPASDKPSMDMDQHFNGMVPGFEFGDGI; encoded by the coding sequence ATGTCGGATGAAGAGTTAAGTCTGGTCTGGAATAACATCAAAGCGGAAGGGCGCGCCCTTGCAGATTGTGAACCAATGCTGGCCAGTTTTTTCCATGCGACGCTGCTCAAGCATGAAAACCTGGGGGGCGCGCTGAGCTATATGCTGGCTAATAAGCTGGCTAATGCGATCATGCCTGCTATCGCCATCCGTGAGATTGTGGAAGAGGCCTATCGTCAGGACCCCTCTATGATTGCTGCCGCCGCCCGTGATATTCAGGCTGTATTGTTGCGCGACCCGGCCATCGATAAATATTCCACGCCGCTGCTCTATCTGAAAGGTTTTCACGCGCTCCAGGCTTACCGCATTGGTCACTGGCTATGGATGCAGGGGCGACGCGCGCTGGCTGTGTATCTGCAAAATGAAATCTCTGTCTCGTTCGCTGTTGATATCCATCCGGCGGCCCGTATCGGCAATGGCATCATGCTTGACCATGCCACCGGCATCGTAATTGGCGAGACGGCGGTAGTAGAAAATGACGTTTCTATTTTGCAGTCGGTCACGTTGGGCGGTACCGGCAAAACCAGCGGCGATCGCCATCCGAAGATTCGCGAAGGCGTAATGATTGGCGCTGGCGCGAAAATTCTCGGCAATATCGAAGTTGGACGCGGTGCAAAAATTGGCGCGGGTTCAGTGGTGCTACAACCGGTGCCGCCGCATACTACCGCCGCTGGCGTCCCGGCGCGTATCGTGGGTAAGCCTGCCAGCGATAAACCTTCGATGGATATGGATCAGCACTTCAATGGCATGGTGCCGGGCTTCGAGTTCGGTGATGGCATCTAA
- a CDS encoding glycosyltransferase, translating into MTQPRQKILLLDNGREWGGGTNSMLELLKRIDRARFDVTCCFYYNYQRGEGETIQSVLNKLGIPVIFIPQPTQPRSAKLQKELLRSLLFFSRALKKRVVDKVDRHWRVEPNARRLRELLQQGGYDTLYMNNQPSTNVEGYLAVQDLPVGLVQHCRIEPQLDKRLVKMINQRADVVIAVSHGVNQTLRAHGVDAARCFTVSNAIDIHQPLPDRSTVRARLNLPSDSFLFGSIGSLIPRKATHHTLQALSAFRRACPQVNWHMVIVGAGPQLEDLQRLAAREGIADRVIFTGFRNNALDYLAAMDVFVLASRSEGLPRVVLEAMLVNTAVIGSKVVGTTELVDDGRTGLLFNYGDTAQLCTHMQALSQNHQLRQRLIAQANANVKEHYAIEHYVAGVEALLHSVTRKTEPHA; encoded by the coding sequence ATGACGCAACCTCGACAAAAGATCCTGTTGCTGGATAACGGTAGAGAATGGGGCGGTGGCACCAATAGTATGCTGGAGCTGCTTAAGCGAATCGATCGCGCTCGTTTTGATGTTACCTGCTGTTTTTATTACAACTACCAGCGTGGTGAAGGTGAAACTATTCAATCGGTGCTGAACAAACTTGGCATTCCGGTCATCTTTATTCCGCAGCCCACGCAGCCGCGCTCTGCCAAATTGCAAAAAGAGCTGCTGCGTTCGCTGCTGTTTTTCAGCCGTGCGTTGAAAAAGCGCGTTGTTGATAAGGTCGATCGCCACTGGCGCGTTGAACCAAACGCGCGCAGACTGCGTGAGCTTTTGCAACAGGGCGGCTATGATACGCTTTATATGAATAACCAGCCCAGTACCAATGTCGAAGGCTATCTGGCCGTGCAGGATCTGCCGGTTGGCCTGGTACAGCACTGCCGTATTGAGCCGCAGCTGGATAAACGGCTGGTCAAAATGATTAATCAGCGCGCTGATGTGGTTATCGCCGTCTCCCACGGCGTTAACCAGACGCTACGCGCCCACGGCGTGGATGCGGCACGCTGTTTTACCGTTTCTAACGCCATTGATATCCACCAGCCGCTGCCCGATCGCAGTACGGTACGTGCTCGCCTCAATCTGCCGTCAGACAGCTTTTTGTTTGGCAGTATCGGCTCGCTGATCCCGCGTAAGGCCACGCATCATACTCTCCAGGCACTGAGCGCCTTTCGTCGCGCCTGTCCGCAGGTCAACTGGCATATGGTGATCGTTGGCGCTGGCCCGCAGCTGGAGGACCTGCAACGGCTGGCAGCGCGTGAAGGTATTGCCGATCGCGTGATTTTCACCGGCTTTCGCAATAATGCGCTCGATTATCTGGCGGCGATGGATGTCTTCGTCCTTGCCTCACGCAGTGAGGGCCTGCCGCGCGTGGTGCTGGAAGCAATGCTGGTCAATACGGCAGTGATCGGCTCAAAGGTGGTCGGTACCACCGAACTGGTCGATGATGGGCGCACCGGGCTATTGTTTAACTATGGCGATACGGCACAGCTCTGCACCCATATGCAGGCGCTCAGTCAGAATCACCAGCTGCGCCAGCGGTTGATTGCCCAGGCTAACGCCAATGTCAAAGAACACTATGCTATTGAGCATTATGTCGCAGGGGTTGAAGCCCTGCTGCACAGCGTAACCAGGAAAACTGAACCGCATGCTTAA
- the cpxA gene encoding envelope stress sensor histidine kinase CpxA, which produces MISSLTTRIFAIFWLTLALVLMLVLLLPKLDSRQLTSLMESEQRQGTMIEQHVEAELMQDPPNDLMWWRRLFRAIDKWAPPGQRLLLVTSEGRVIGAQHNEMQIIRNFIGQSDNADHPQKKKYGRVELVGPFAVRDGEDNYQLYLMRPASSSQLDFINLLFDRPLLLLIVTMLISSPLLLWLAWSLAKPARKLKHAADEVASGNLRQHPELEAGPQEFLAAGSSFNQMVSALERMMSAQQRLLSDISHELRTPLTRLQLATALMRRRYGEGKELGRIELEAQRLDGMINDLLVLSRTQHKNALISEAMKANHLWNGVLEDAVFEAEQMGKKLEVPYPPGPWPLYGNPHALESALENIVRNALRYSHSHICVSFSVDKQGLTVHVDDDGPGVSPEDREQIFRPFYRTDEARDRESGGTGLGLAIVETAIQQHRGWVKADDSPLGGLRLTIWLPLYSAR; this is translated from the coding sequence ATGATAAGCAGTTTGACCACCCGCATCTTTGCCATTTTCTGGTTAACTCTGGCGCTGGTTTTGATGCTGGTATTGCTGCTTCCCAAGCTCGACTCACGTCAGCTTACCTCACTGATGGAAAGCGAGCAGCGTCAGGGCACCATGATCGAGCAGCACGTTGAGGCAGAGCTGATGCAAGATCCGCCCAACGATCTGATGTGGTGGCGCAGGCTATTCCGCGCTATTGATAAGTGGGCGCCACCGGGCCAACGTCTGCTGCTGGTTACCAGCGAAGGTCGAGTGATCGGCGCGCAGCATAATGAAATGCAGATTATCCGTAACTTTATCGGGCAATCTGACAATGCCGACCATCCGCAGAAGAAGAAATATGGTCGTGTCGAACTGGTGGGACCATTTGCGGTACGCGACGGTGAGGATAATTATCAGCTCTATCTGATGCGCCCAGCCAGCAGTTCACAGCTCGATTTTATTAACCTGCTGTTTGATCGCCCGCTGCTATTGTTGATTGTTACTATGCTGATCAGTTCGCCGTTGCTGCTCTGGCTGGCATGGAGCCTGGCGAAGCCAGCCCGTAAGTTAAAACATGCGGCGGATGAGGTGGCGAGCGGTAATTTGCGCCAGCATCCCGAACTGGAAGCAGGCCCGCAGGAGTTTCTTGCCGCCGGTTCCAGCTTCAACCAGATGGTGAGCGCGCTGGAACGGATGATGTCGGCACAGCAGCGTCTGCTATCCGACATCTCACACGAGCTCCGCACGCCGCTGACGCGTCTGCAGCTGGCAACGGCGCTAATGCGCCGTCGCTACGGCGAGGGTAAGGAGTTAGGACGTATTGAACTGGAAGCGCAGCGTCTCGACGGCATGATTAATGATCTGCTGGTCCTGTCGCGCACCCAGCATAAAAATGCACTGATCAGTGAAGCGATGAAAGCGAACCATCTCTGGAATGGCGTACTGGAGGATGCCGTTTTCGAAGCAGAACAGATGGGTAAAAAGCTGGAAGTGCCCTATCCACCTGGCCCCTGGCCGCTGTATGGCAACCCTCATGCGCTGGAAAGCGCGCTGGAAAATATTGTTCGCAACGCACTGCGCTACTCACATTCGCATATCTGCGTCAGTTTCTCAGTGGATAAGCAGGGCCTGACGGTGCATGTGGATGATGATGGTCCCGGCGTTAGTCCGGAAGATCGTGAACAGATATTCCGTCCCTTCTATCGCACCGATGAAGCACGCGACCGCGAATCCGGCGGCACAGGCCTTGGTCTTGCCATCGTGGAAACAGCGATACAGCAGCATCGGGGCTGGGTAAAAGCCGATGACAGTCCGCTTGGCGGCCTGCGTCTGACGATCTGGCTACCGCTGTACTCTGCGCGTTAA
- the grxC gene encoding glutaredoxin 3, protein MANVEIYTKATCPYCHRAKALLAQKGVAFQEIPIDGDANKREEMIKRSGRTTVPQIFIDAQHIGGCDDLYALDSREGLDPLLK, encoded by the coding sequence ATGGCTAACGTAGAGATTTATACCAAAGCAACCTGTCCTTATTGCCATCGGGCAAAAGCGCTGCTGGCGCAGAAGGGTGTTGCTTTCCAGGAAATTCCTATTGATGGCGATGCGAACAAGCGCGAAGAGATGATTAAGCGCAGCGGACGCACCACCGTGCCGCAGATTTTTATTGATGCGCAGCACATTGGCGGCTGCGACGATCTTTACGCGCTGGATAGTCGTGAAGGGCTCGATCCTCTGCTGAAATAA
- the tdh gene encoding L-threonine 3-dehydrogenase produces the protein MKALAKLKAAEGIWMVTDAPIPEPGHNDLLIKIRKTAICGTDIHIYNWDEWSQKTIPVPMIVGHEYVGEVVAIGQEVKGFSIGDRVSGEGHITCGHCRNCRAGRTHLCRNTVGVGVNRQGCFAEYLVIPAFNAFKIPDNIPDELAAIFDPFGNAVHTALSFDLVGEDVLITGAGPIGIMAAAVCKHVGARHVVITDVNAWRLELARKMGVTRAVDVSKESLSQVMNELGMTEGFDVGLEMSGVPSAFRSMLEAMNHGGRIALLGIPPSDMAIDWNQVIFKGLFIKGIYGREMFETWYKMAALIQSGLDLTPMITHRYHIDEFQQGFDEMRSGRSGKVVLSWD, from the coding sequence ATGAAAGCACTGGCAAAACTCAAGGCGGCAGAAGGGATTTGGATGGTGACCGATGCGCCCATTCCGGAACCTGGCCATAACGATCTGCTGATTAAAATTCGCAAAACCGCTATCTGCGGCACCGATATTCATATCTATAACTGGGATGAATGGTCACAAAAAACGATTCCGGTGCCGATGATCGTTGGGCATGAATATGTTGGTGAAGTTGTGGCGATTGGTCAGGAAGTGAAAGGATTTTCCATTGGCGATCGCGTTTCTGGTGAAGGCCATATTACCTGCGGGCACTGCCGCAACTGTCGCGCCGGACGTACCCATCTTTGCCGTAACACCGTAGGCGTTGGCGTCAATCGTCAGGGCTGCTTCGCTGAGTATCTGGTAATCCCGGCATTTAACGCGTTCAAAATTCCCGACAATATTCCCGATGAGCTGGCGGCCATTTTCGATCCCTTCGGCAATGCGGTACATACCGCGCTCTCGTTCGATCTGGTGGGTGAAGATGTCCTGATTACCGGTGCCGGGCCGATCGGTATTATGGCGGCAGCGGTGTGTAAGCATGTTGGCGCACGTCATGTCGTTATTACCGATGTCAATGCCTGGCGTCTGGAGCTGGCGCGGAAAATGGGCGTTACGCGTGCGGTTGATGTCAGCAAGGAATCGCTGTCGCAGGTGATGAATGAGCTGGGCATGACGGAGGGCTTCGATGTGGGGCTGGAGATGTCTGGCGTGCCGTCCGCATTCCGTTCAATGCTGGAGGCGATGAATCACGGCGGGCGTATCGCGCTGCTGGGAATACCGCCGTCGGATATGGCGATTGACTGGAATCAGGTTATTTTCAAGGGGTTGTTTATCAAAGGAATATATGGACGGGAAATGTTTGAAACCTGGTACAAGATGGCTGCATTAATTCAGTCGGGGCTGGATCTGACGCCGATGATTACCCATCGCTACCATATTGATGAGTTCCAGCAAGGCTTTGATGAGATGCGTTCCGGGCGTTCCGGCAAGGTCGTGCTGAGCTGGGATTAA